From Drosophila virilis strain 15010-1051.87 chromosome X, Dvir_AGI_RSII-ME, whole genome shotgun sequence, the proteins below share one genomic window:
- the LOC6634519 gene encoding uncharacterized protein yields the protein MNEFRMLRQAWDEILQRYLSLEVFSIWHTRNAEQRREYVVQRLIKDWFPWFYWFFLIYSFLGLMHQLMQFLRAQLVKSRPLTMWRVRVFRGIRDSVIRKMRVCGSFFMLLCWFLLFLGLLLNKPKCMRPWISISSLVLALDFVLWTLEIMFGYDQFNWQCLISFALPFICQILLGNIGKLLEDPNHKLFDK from the exons ATGAATGAGTTTCGCATGTTGCGACAGGCTTGGGATGAAATATTGCAGCGCTATCTGAGCCTGGAGGTATTCTCCATTTGGCATACACGAAATGCTGAACAACGTCGCGAGTATGTGGTCCAGCGTCTGATCAAGGACTGGTTCCCCTGGTTCTACTGGTTCTTTCTCATCTACAGCTTTCTGGGCCTG ATGCACCAGCTCATGCAGTTCCTGCGCGCCCAGCTGGTCAAGAGCCGTCCATTGACCATGTGGCGTGTTCGTGTCTTTCGCGGAATACGCGACTCGGTCATTCGCAAAATGCGCGTCTGTGGCAGCTTTTTTATGCTCCTCTGCTGGTTCCTGCTCTTTCTTGGCCTTCTACTG AACAAGCCCAAGTGCATGAGACCCTGGATTTCGATAAGCAGCCTTGTGCTGGCCCTGGACTTTGTGCTCTGGACCTTGGAGATTATGTTTGGATACGATCAGTTCAACTGGCAGTGCTTGATAAGCTTTGCGCTGCCCTTCATATGCCAAATCTTGCTGGGAAATATCGGTAAACTCCTCGAGGATCCCAATCACAAACTGTTCGACAAATGA